A window of the Lactuca sativa cultivar Salinas chromosome 5, Lsat_Salinas_v11, whole genome shotgun sequence genome harbors these coding sequences:
- the LOC111894845 gene encoding transcription repressor OFP7, which produces MVKFKFSLSSFRLCRPKNTSHFFSPINPKVLEIAYPTSTIPSPPPTTPSSHQQSRISKSKTAPLTTTPETQNSPVSFTKISGDRRSKHKKTNNMECSSDESGWFSNSDRETDSMSISVDSYKKDHDETVLYVKNIGGGTTEKKMKKVEEKRKSRMMKESLTVVKWSKEPYDDFKKSMLEMILEKKMFEAKDLEQLLQCFLSLNSKHHHADIISAFTEIWELLFL; this is translated from the coding sequence ATGGTTAAGTTCAAATTCTCTTTGTCATCTTTCCGACTATGTCGACCCAAAAACACTTCCCATTTCTTCTCCCCCATCAACCCTAAAGTTCTCGAGATCGCTTACCCTACTAGTACCATTCCCTCGCCACCTCCCACCACCCCTAGCAGCCACCAACAATCCCGCATCTCCAAATCGAAAACCGCACCTCTCACCACCACCCCGGAGACACAGAACTCTCCTGTTTCTTTCACCAAAATCTCCGGTGATCGAAGAAGTAAACACAAGAAGACGAACAACATGGAGTGCTCTTCAGATGAAAGTGGTTGGTTCAGTAACAGCGATAGAGAAACCGATAGCATGAGCATCAGCGTTGATTCATATAAGAAGGATCATGATGAGACTGTGTTGTACGTTAAGAATATTGGTGGTGGGACGacggagaagaagatgaagaaagtgGAGGAGAAAAGGAAGTCGAGGATGATGAAGGAGAGCCTGACGGTGGTGAAGTGGTCGAAGGAGCCGTATGACGATTTCAAGAAGTCGATGTTGGAGATGATATTGGAGAAAAAGATGTTTGAAGCTAAGGATTTGGAACAGCTGTTGCAGTGCTTTTTATCTTTAAATTCCAAACATCATCATGCCGATATTATATCTGCATTTACGGAGATCTGGGAACTGTTGTTCCTTTGA